The Ascaphus truei isolate aAscTru1 chromosome 20, aAscTru1.hap1, whole genome shotgun sequence genome includes the window tttttatgagttttaatggGATATGATGTGTTATGTGGCAGAACAAATTCCTCAAAATGCagatctcctctgggacagaggtacaaagtagagctctactcgcATGTTCACAATGCAAGTCTTCGTTTATTGAAACAGCCAAGATCAGAGGAGAAACAatgtttaaataatttttaatatgtgtTAGCAAACACCTTGACATTTTCAGGATAGTTGTGGGAAGAATACAGCACATCATGTGCCAAGTTTTAAGTTAATGGGTTTATGTTTTGACACTTTAATTCACATTAAGCACTTTATATTAAGCGTTTTCCACTTTCAGAAAGTGCttaatgtacataatttgcagtgcatgttatgaaAAGCCATGACATTTTCAGGATAGCTTGGGGGAGTGCAACGCATGTGCTCTGCAAggtttgaaggcaattggtgtatgtcttgACACATTTATCCACATTAAGCGTTTTTCACATTAAGAATTTTAGTCTGTCCCCTGGACAAGGTTTGTGCACATAGAGTCCAGATAGAGGGCGCCAAATGGTGGTGGTGTATCACACCTATAACAGGATCGAAAGTCAATGTGTTGCTATCTCCCTATAAGCAAATGTTTATAAAGAGACACGATGTGAACAAAGTAGTTCCGTGGTAAACTGCACAGGATAGATAGACACACCGTGCCAGCCGATGTCAACAGCATGCAGATAGTTGTTAGCTGTGACAGACAACACTCCCATTTTTTGATACCCGTTAGAGAGTTTTTCCGATCACTGTTACAGATACTCAACATCTAGGTGCTGCTTATGTAAAAAACAGCCCTATTGCAGTGTTTGTGTGATCCGTGTTTTATTTCCTTGACAATGTTTGTTATGTTTGTGCACAGAGTATTAAACACTGAGATTACTGGCAATATTCGTAAATACGTTACTAGACTTTTTATATAGTGTGGTTTACAGATCTATCTTTTTAAGTTTATTTCTACTATTGATACTctaataaagtttatattttaacAGTTGGCCACACCTGCATCTCTAGACCTTATATATAATTAGTTAGGTCTGTTGTGCACCATTAATAGGGTCTTTTCTATATGGGAAGTGTTTTTCTAAACACAACTCATACCTTTTTTGACATACTATTCATCACCCTGGTAGCACACACACCTGTAATAACAAAATAGTTATTAACAGTGATATGAGCGGGTACCTACTCTTTATCTACCTGTTACAATcaatgaagaattgcattgtgaacttgtgagtagagcactactttgtatctctgtcctagaggagacaggcattttgaggaatttgtttgtctatgttgtgttggctgcacaacaggattctcctcgcctgaaactgtttccccgcactttgtaACTGTGTTTTCTGGAGGAGCAATTAAGACTTCTACATCTGTAGTCAAGACTCCAGGCTAATCACATTTTCCAACTTGAAGCTGTTTTTCAAGAGTTTTGAAAGCTTGGAGTCATGTAGCTTTGCATTCTATATATTGAGGGTAAAGTAGTTCCACAGGTATTGGGCAGTGAGGGGAAGTTATTAAGTGAAAGAGACAAAAGGAGGGAAAAGGAGACAGTCGGGAGCAGAGTGCAGGGGGTAAGAAATATTGAGATAAAGAGAGGGACATTGAAATGGTTTATTTTTCAACCTTTAACTACCTCTCATCTTAGCATATCACGAGTATTGAAGAAGTAATTTGTGTTTACTCTGTCATTAGGCGATGGTTGGGACTAATCAAACCATAGTCACAGAATTCCTGCTTCTTGGATTCCAGAACCTTTACAGCTTCAAGATTTTACTCTTCACTGTGTTTCTCATGATTTACATTATGACCTTAAGTAGTAATCTATTGATCATTATAttggtgtcagtcagtcacaaacTCCACTCTCCCATGTACTTCTTCCTGTCCCACTTGTCCTTATCTGACATCCTGCTCACCACGGTTATTGTCCCGAAAATGCTACACCTCATATGGGAAGAAGGTGGCACCATGTCTGTTGCTGGCTGCATCAGTCAACTTGACTTCTTTTTTTCAATCGTGGCTACAGAGTGTTTACTTCTCACAATGATGTCCTACGACCGATACCTTGCCATCTGCCACCCATTACATTACACCACCATTATGCATTTCAAGCTTTGCCTCCAGCTGGCGATCTGGTCTTGGTTCCTAGGATTTGTGTTGACTTTAATCGTAATTATTCCGATCAGTCAGTTGCAGTTCTGTTGCCCTAATGTCATTGACCATTTCTTCTGTGATTTTGCTGCTCTCCTAAAAGACTCTTGCTCAGACACCTACTTTATTGAAATTGAAGACTTTGTGCTAGCTGTCCCTGTAGCTTTTTTACCATTTACTTTCATCATTGTGACCTACGtatgtatctccctctccatcctcaggatcccctccaccactgggagacagaaagccttctccacctgcagCTCTCACATCACGGTGGTTTGCACATATTATGGGATACTGATTATTATTTACTGTGTTCCATCCATAGGCCACTCATTTAACATAAACAAGGTTCTATCTCTGCTGTACACGGTGGTGACTCCATTCTTCAACCCAATCATATACAGCCTGAGGAACCAGGAGATCGGAGCAGCTCTGAGGAGAAGGATTCACAATTAAACAGTTTTCTTGCATGAAAGGAGACAGCGGCAACTCAACCTATAAACTTCTTCGAACTGTAAAGATGTTAAGATGATTGATGTTGTTTTTGTGTAATTCCTCTGGAGAAGACACTGCATAGCTTGAAGTCAGATGACCTCTTACTGATGAGATGGTATCCAGGGTGTCCCGACTCCCAATGGGAAGATGCAATTTATAGTTAGATGATCATAAAGCTTTGCACAAGGTTCAGCACATGTACACATGTAAAAATAGTTATTGGCATCACTGATACattatggtgggatattctgtgatattctgcattatcactgccaTTAAATTCTATTAAAGCTCTGCTTTATAGCGTAAAATGCATGTTATCAGtaagtaaaataaagcttgctacaTGTGTAGCATACATCATTTGGTAAAATAAAGTATATGTACCACAGGCTCACCAGACTTGTATATTCCATTTATTGTAGTTAATGTATATTATTGTTACTAGTGATATAAATTGTATAGACATAATTAGTATGGATAAGATAAGTATATAACAGAAAAGCGCACAGAGCGCACCGGGGGTTAATGACCAGAAGCAAAGAGCTATGCTCTAATGATAAGAGGAGGATACATAAATGCAGACATGCAATATAATGACCCAACAACTTCAAAGTGTATACAGGCAATTTATTCAATataattaaaacacaaaaattaaaatTTTAAAGTAAGAGGGTCCACAACAGATCACAACACAGTCAAAGCAAGTGGTTCCTAGACTGCTGCACTAACACTAAGATGCCAGATGAGAGACTAGCAAAACAATGCACACTGTGCacacatataaaaaacacacatacagacactatGGTCACAAAATAGGTACCCAATGCAACAGGCTATAGCAAGACCTGTTGCCGGGTATAAGCTGACGGGGTGCGGGtgtcacgatagcttatgacaggttgtaagttacaccaaataactgggtttgaactgaacgaggcttagatataataaagtatatttattcctttggataggtgaacacacaatatagtacagtaacagacaagaggtAGCATTtacttgggggatggggaatgagaagtatgttgcatagcatttctccagcaatcaagatggtatagaagacaaTGGATGTATGGgttaccacagtttatatatcttttgtaaccctatccttaacattaagtacaggtgattgggcagcaattacctgtagccactctctaacgtgggaacacattttgatacatgccccccagctagttggcccaTGCGcagttggactctggggtctcatttctgtagccccacatttgcatcaggaatgccagtcagtctactaaatggaatttctggcaggataccctttgttgtaaggtgtgaaatgggacacttacagactgctctggtttgagtcgtctccgccctcatgtaaacagtggaggtgataaactcctttgaacagcacttaaattctagataTTGGGACGCTCCCTGACCATCTGCTGCCTTAtggccaaaggaatttcctctggttctTGTCCATACCTTGGTACACAGTATTAAAGGTAAAAcgcaaacatattaaaatatccgattccgttgggtccagcgggtccaaacttcccagttctcaatgccggaactgggacactgtgacagagtgaagtcaactcctatcagttacgcctgggagacatatgtctgagtgcttcatccagcacacataagggttaactcagttggaagttaggtagtcaggaagtaagctgacacctgagagccagcaaggtagataaggatcttgttaccagcagtagctggctctctcagaccagagcacatggatatatgtgctgctagacagacggatacagcacactacttactgcagccaaagtaagatttgtttcatttgtttcatgactgcttaaaagactctgaaggtttggttatggtttagccagccagcctgctagataggtctgctgtgttagtcagtttttctcccaacgtggagcaggatttatttgtttaaagggacagtgtacccgcatgttatgttgtaatggagaaataaagccattgaacgtttttcattatcctgaaactatatgtgtggactgttccctgacctcggctacaggccgtccttccacaagtggtgtcagaagtgggatgtcggacggcccctgtatctgaagggccacacagaaagaaaaaaaatggagacaattttttctcagttccttgagcagagaagcaagctgagcgacaagcccagcaagatgagcaacaggcccggcgagaggaaaagctactccaattgctggccgaaggcccagccccaggcagaccagggattccaaataactcaccggtgatgctgcctaaaatgaagccaaccgaagacccagaggcatttctcctcacttttgaaaaggtagccacggcccacagctggacagttgatcactgggtaacgactctggctccactcctcataggggaagctcaagcagcctaccaggctcttccagcggacgaggccatggactatcagaaactaaaggctgctattctggatcacctaggcctcacgccagagacctaccgacagcagttccggacagtcaaatatacaaacagagacagaccccgggtcgtagcccaccgcttagtagacttatgtaccaggtggatacaaccggaaaaacataccAAGGCaaagatccttgaacagtttgtgctcgagcagttcatacagatactgcccccctcctcccgctcctgggtaaaaagacacgctgcattttccctggagtcagcggtccgcttggtggaaaacttcctgggcgatgacacccaacaggatagctgggaacggccggtgcaaacaccagttgcttccggtgatgctagaggcaggagagcagacaattgaggagtctacaacccgccagctcgggagatccagtcaacccgatcggaagaccctttcccatctcggagggttcctggtacaaactcccgcagagacgcccgtcccgggtccgaggccacaagatcactcaagggaggccgccacccacagtattccccgagaacctgtggataccggtggagaggataaccccaccaaccagaagggaggatcccatccaacagcggagaggtccaaacaccgagccccgtcgagagcttccgctgacgaccgaggttgcggactcaggagatgatgagatggactgttcatatggcagaaccactgccacagcttgtctccgaggggaccacaatccgtggttagtcccagcatctctggaggggacaaaagtaaacgccatgctggactcgggctctggaaaaaccctgatcctagagggcctaattccaagcaatagactatcttatgactctccttggattatcgagtgtatccatggggatacaaagagatacccgatggcgaacgttctactgtgtatccaggatcaagaggctagcctactagtgggagttgctccctggctacctgctcctgttctacttggccgagactggccctacctcgaaacattgttggcccctactcctacggatcctacttctctggtaccggagaagcccagagacttgttccctttttccccagagattttcccccgtagacaccatgtcccaaagacacgtaaacagagatgtgcggaaaaagaggactggttaagaaaggctgggactcttggtaacattagtcagcccaaaggactgcaggtcatggccggggatgaccagggtggggaacagatagatacgggaatgttgccagacctggatcttcctgacttctgtcagaggcagagggaggacccagctctggctagacaatatgagaaggt containing:
- the LOC142470975 gene encoding olfactory receptor 6B1-like translates to MVGTNQTIVTEFLLLGFQNLYSFKILLFTVFLMIYIMTLSSNLLIIILVSVSHKLHSPMYFFLSHLSLSDILLTTVIVPKMLHLIWEEGGTMSVAGCISQLDFFFSIVATECLLLTMMSYDRYLAICHPLHYTTIMHFKLCLQLAIWSWFLGFVLTLIVIIPISQLQFCCPNVIDHFFCDFAALLKDSCSDTYFIEIEDFVLAVPVAFLPFTFIIVTYVCISLSILRIPSTTGRQKAFSTCSSHITVVCTYYGILIIIYCVPSIGHSFNINKVLSLLYTVVTPFFNPIIYSLRNQEIGAALRRRIHN